The DNA sequence GTTCCGAACGTAAGTCAGCACGGCCGCGATTTCGTTGTCTTTGAGCAGCCCGCCGAAGGGTGTCATCGGTACCTGTCCGGGATAGGTTTTACCGACGACCTCGATGGGCCCCATTAAGCCTTTCAGCGCTATTTTGATCAGCCGTTCTTCGTTACCCGATACCCAGTTGGTACCCGTCAGCGGGGGAAAACCGGAAGCGGCCAGCCCTTTGCCATCGGGTTGGTGGCAGGTGCCGCAGTATCCCTCGCGGGCATAGATCTCTTTGCCTGTGTTAAACAAAGCCAGCTCCTCGCCTTTCAGCGTCGATTTTACCGCTATCTCTTTCTCCTTTTTCACGTTTTCCCCTTTCAGGTGCGCCACGGCTGTTTCGTGGGCGTGAATCATCCAATCGTCGAGCGGTTTTTTAGCGGCTTCAGCCAGGATAGGCAGCCCTTTCTCTTTACCGATCCAGGAAGCGGCAACGATAGCGTCCAGCCGAACCCGGCTGTTCTCGTCGCGGGCGGCCTGCATGAGCAGATCGGCCTGGTCAGGCACCTGGTGCCCCGTATACCGTACCACCTGAACCGCAGCGGCCCGGGCGTGGTAGTCTTTGGCTTTCAGCAGTTGCCGCAGCAGGGTCTGGTCGACCTTGTCCAGCCCCCAGCTCACCCACAGCCCTTCGAGCATATGGTGTTCGTAGCGGGGATCGTTCTTATCCAGTTTGGCCACCCACGTTTTTAACTTCGGCAGCACGTCCGAGGCATTACGTCCCCGCAGTTCCCGACGGGTGCGGTACCGGGTGCGGTATTCAGGTAGTTTGAGGTTATCGAGCAGTTGTTCCACCGTAGCGCCGTCAATTTTAGCGGGTGTCACCAGCGGCCGTGATGGATAGGTGATCCGGTAAACGCGCCCGTGCGAATGGTCGCGCAGGGGATCGCGGGCGTTGTGCTGCATGTGGCCAATGAGAATGTTGTGCCAGTCGATCAGGTAGAGCGACCCATCCGGCGCGAACTCCATGTCTACCGGGCGGAAGTTCCGGTCTTCGCTCACCACCAGGTCGGCCCGGTGACGGCTCTTGTACCCTGTCCCCTCATCGACCAGCGTGTGCTCTTTCATGCCCAGGAATCCAATGGTATTATTGATCAGGAAATCACCCTGGATATCATCGGGAAAGTGGCGGCTCGACACAAACTCCAGTCCCGATGTTGGCCGCACCCGGTGCGCTTCTTCCACCAGCTGTACGGATTTGTGGGTAGCTTCGCCGTAGCGCGGCAATACCGTTCCGGGCATCATCCAGCGCACATCCGGGCTGGATGTTTCGGCAAAGAAAGGTTGTCCCCAGTCGTCGAACGCAATGCCCCATGGATTGGGGATCGCCAGTTGCGCCGTGCGCTCCAGTTTGCGGAGTTGAGGAGCGTAGCGGTAGAAACCACCGTTGGTGGCCCGCACGGGACCGTAGGATGTTTCGATGTTGGTGTGCAGGAACACCCCTTCACCCGAATAAATAGCACCCGACGGGTCTACCGTAAAGGCATGGCTGTTATGGTGGGTATCATGGTCGTCGTAGCCGCTTAGCAGTATCTCACTTTTATCCGCTTTGTCATCGCCGTTGGTGTCGGTGAAGAGTTTGAAGTTGGTTCCCTGCGAAACATACACCCCTTCTTTGGCAATTTCGAAGCCGAGTGGCAGATGCAGATGGTCGGCAAAGATGGTTTGCTTATCGGCCTTTCCATCGTTGTTTGTATCTTCCAGAATCAGGATCTTGTCGTTGGGTTTGGCGTCGCCGGGTTTGTAGTGCGGGTAGCTCGGCATTACCGCCACCCATAGGCGGCCCTTGTTATCGAACGACATCTGCATGGGCTTGGCCAGATCCGGAAACTCTTCTTCCGAAGCAAACAGCTCAATCTTGTAGCCCTGCGGTACCTTCAGTTTGCTCAGCGCTTCCTGCCCGTAGAGATACTTCAGGCTACCGTTTTTCTCGGGGTTGAAATTGGTTTTTACCGGAGGCAGCGTACGGGTTTTCTTGTCGGCAGCGGCAATATCCATCTTCTGCCCTTTGGCAGCCAGCCAGACAGCGGTATCGCGGATGGCCGTCATCTGCCGGATTTTCTCGATTTCGGCGGGGTAATTGTCCGGCCCGAAGGGGTTGTAGCGACGGCCGTATACGTGAACCCCGTTCGGAATTTTGTAATCGTTGTGCCACATCCAGTCCTTTTCCAGAACCGCTTCGTGGATTAGTGCCCGGTTGGCTTCGGCTTTTGGCGACACCTTCCCGAATACCTGATCGGCCAGCAGAACGCCCAGCTTTTTATACCCGGCTTCGGTCAGCTGCGACCCGTCGATTGTCAGCGGTTCTTTGCTCGACGCATACCACTGCTGAGACGGCGTGAACACGTCGATATACAGTACGTTGTTCTGGTCTGCCACGTCCTTCATGGCTTTGGCATACAGCGCCAGATTCTCGTTTTCCTTCTTGCCGTTGGGGAGGTCGTACGTTGCCGACAGATCCTCAAACGCAATGGGCGACACGAGGGCCAGCTGGGGCGCAGCCGTCCCGTTGTACTTCTGATTCAGGGTGTGCTTGACAAAGGCATCCAGCTCGGCCTTGTAATTCGCCAGCCCTTCCCTGCCCTGGAACGATTCGTTGTACCCGAAGAACGCAACGATCACGTCGGTTTTGAGCCGGGTGAGCCACTCGTCGGGCGACTCGAACGTACCCTGGCTATCGGATGGGTTGGCGTATTCGGTCTGGAACTTCTCGGCACCGGGAAAGGCCCAGGGCGAGAACCGGCTCGACCGGGGGCGGAAGCCGGGCGTATCACCGGGATCACACATGTTACGGATATACAGCTCACTGTCGGGGTAACGAACCTGCATTTCGGTTTCGAAATGGCCGTAGTTCATCATCCGGGACCCCAAGTTGTTACCGAGCAACACGATGCGCGACCCTTTGGCAATTTTAAGCGCGGCCGACTGGCTGAACTTAAAAGCACTGAACCCAATACCGGCCAGCCCGACTACAACGAGCAGCACGTTAAAACTGATCTTTCGGCGAATAAGCGTTTTCATCAATTCAGGATTTTTTGGGATGACCGTATGGAACATCGATGGCTATTTTCCCTTTCCATTTCTTCGGAACCGGCTGGCCAAGCGCCCAGTGAATGGCGTTGACGACCAGCCGCTGGAAGGCTTCGACCTGAAAATCTTCGGGATGGCCCAGCGTCGTCATAAAGGCTTTGCCACCCCATTGGTTTTTCCAGGTCCAGGCCACAGGGTTGTCAATGGCTTCTTTGTCGGGGTTGACCGATTTGCCCATCAGCAGCGGTACAGCGCCTTTGGCGGGGTAATCGGGTAGTACGCGGTACAACCAGGATGCCGCGTGAAAACTGGGATCAACGCCGGTCAGGATCGGGTTTTTAGCCGCGTCGGGAATGATGGTGACGTCGGTCGTACTCTTGTGGCCGTAGTGCGTGTGTTTGGCCGCTCCCCCCCAGCCCGGAGGTGCGCCAAAGGCAAACTCCCCGAAAGCGTTCCACTTCTTCCGGTCGTCGCCGTCGGGGAAGTTAAACGCGTGCGTCGTAGTCCGAAATCCCATTACGGGTTTCCCCGACTTCAGATACTCATCGATAAAGTTGAGCTGTTCCTGGGGTAGCTGCCGCCAGCGCAGGTAAAAAACGGCCAGATCTGCTTCCCTGAGTGCTTCGAGTCCGGGAATATCCTTCTCTCCATTATAGTCGGGGTAGGCTTTCAGCACTTTCGTGCGCATACCGTAGTTCTTTTCCAGTTCGGCGGCAATGAACGGCAACGTCAGTTCGCCACTGTACTCATGGTCGCCCGTTACAAACACGACGTACGGTTTGGCAGCCCCTGTTCGATTGGCCAGGGCATCGATTCCGGTAAAGGCGAGGGGTGCCAGCAGGGCGGCCGCTTGTTGAAGAAAAACTCGGCGTTTGGTTCTCATGAAGGCAGTTCGGTACGATTTAATTCAGCTACCAGACTAAGGCAGTCGAGCGCTTTATTTACTTAATTTGAGGATAACAGACTGGTTTCCGGCCCAGCTGACCAGAAAAAGCCGCCCGGTGCTCACGCCCCGCCCCCGCGGGCGTAGCCGCTATTGCGGGGGCGGGACGTGAGCTTATGCTTTGGGGCCAACATGCTACGGCTCAGATCAGTAGCCCGTATTCTGCTTAAGCTTGTTGTTGTTTCTGATTTCGGCCGTTGGAATGGGAAAAAGCAGTTCACGCTCTTTCAACACGGGGCCATACGAGAA is a window from the Spirosoma rigui genome containing:
- a CDS encoding PVC-type heme-binding CxxCH protein; protein product: MKTLIRRKISFNVLLVVVGLAGIGFSAFKFSQSAALKIAKGSRIVLLGNNLGSRMMNYGHFETEMQVRYPDSELYIRNMCDPGDTPGFRPRSSRFSPWAFPGAEKFQTEYANPSDSQGTFESPDEWLTRLKTDVIVAFFGYNESFQGREGLANYKAELDAFVKHTLNQKYNGTAAPQLALVSPIAFEDLSATYDLPNGKKENENLALYAKAMKDVADQNNVLYIDVFTPSQQWYASSKEPLTIDGSQLTEAGYKKLGVLLADQVFGKVSPKAEANRALIHEAVLEKDWMWHNDYKIPNGVHVYGRRYNPFGPDNYPAEIEKIRQMTAIRDTAVWLAAKGQKMDIAAADKKTRTLPPVKTNFNPEKNGSLKYLYGQEALSKLKVPQGYKIELFASEEEFPDLAKPMQMSFDNKGRLWVAVMPSYPHYKPGDAKPNDKILILEDTNNDGKADKQTIFADHLHLPLGFEIAKEGVYVSQGTNFKLFTDTNGDDKADKSEILLSGYDDHDTHHNSHAFTVDPSGAIYSGEGVFLHTNIETSYGPVRATNGGFYRYAPQLRKLERTAQLAIPNPWGIAFDDWGQPFFAETSSPDVRWMMPGTVLPRYGEATHKSVQLVEEAHRVRPTSGLEFVSSRHFPDDIQGDFLINNTIGFLGMKEHTLVDEGTGYKSRHRADLVVSEDRNFRPVDMEFAPDGSLYLIDWHNILIGHMQHNARDPLRDHSHGRVYRITYPSRPLVTPAKIDGATVEQLLDNLKLPEYRTRYRTRRELRGRNASDVLPKLKTWVAKLDKNDPRYEHHMLEGLWVSWGLDKVDQTLLRQLLKAKDYHARAAAVQVVRYTGHQVPDQADLLMQAARDENSRVRLDAIVAASWIGKEKGLPILAEAAKKPLDDWMIHAHETAVAHLKGENVKKEKEIAVKSTLKGEELALFNTGKEIYAREGYCGTCHQPDGKGLAASGFPPLTGTNWVSGNEERLIKIALKGLMGPIEVVGKTYPGQVPMTPFGGLLKDNEIAAVLTYVRNSFGNQAPAISPALVKKVRAATEAKTDFYSPTQLLKEHPMEKEMSSKPVSGK
- a CDS encoding ThuA domain-containing protein; this translates as MRTKRRVFLQQAAALLAPLAFTGIDALANRTGAAKPYVVFVTGDHEYSGELTLPFIAAELEKNYGMRTKVLKAYPDYNGEKDIPGLEALREADLAVFYLRWRQLPQEQLNFIDEYLKSGKPVMGFRTTTHAFNFPDGDDRKKWNAFGEFAFGAPPGWGGAAKHTHYGHKSTTDVTIIPDAAKNPILTGVDPSFHAASWLYRVLPDYPAKGAVPLLMGKSVNPDKEAIDNPVAWTWKNQWGGKAFMTTLGHPEDFQVEAFQRLVVNAIHWALGQPVPKKWKGKIAIDVPYGHPKKS